In Sedimenticola thiotaurini, the following proteins share a genomic window:
- a CDS encoding response regulator transcription factor yields the protein MPNDPELVHIIDDDASIRSSLTWLLEAVDIAARSYDSAEAFLADLEPISVGVLILDVRMPGMSGMQLLEHLVAQESTLQIIILTGHGDVPMAVRAMSHGAFYFVQKPVNGPQLVEKVREAMLKSRAAYSQKIRLDDIKTRFERLTPREREVMGLIVSGCANKVIAAELGVVERTVEVHRHRVMEKMEAASVADLVMMQQTLTPDVAE from the coding sequence ATGCCGAATGATCCCGAACTGGTCCATATCATCGATGATGATGCCTCTATCCGCTCCTCCCTCACCTGGTTGCTGGAAGCGGTGGACATCGCCGCCCGCAGCTACGATTCAGCGGAGGCCTTTCTGGCCGATCTGGAGCCGATCAGCGTCGGTGTGCTGATCCTGGATGTGCGCATGCCGGGAATGAGCGGCATGCAACTGCTCGAACACCTGGTGGCCCAGGAGAGTACCCTGCAGATCATCATCCTCACCGGCCATGGCGATGTACCCATGGCGGTGCGGGCCATGAGCCATGGCGCCTTCTATTTCGTCCAGAAACCGGTCAATGGCCCGCAACTGGTGGAGAAGGTAAGGGAGGCGATGCTGAAGAGCCGCGCCGCCTACTCACAAAAAATCCGCCTGGATGACATCAAGACCCGGTTTGAACGGCTCACACCCCGGGAACGAGAAGTGATGGGACTGATTGTCTCCGGCTGCGCCAACAAGGTGATCGCTGCCGAACTGGGCGTGGTGGAACGGACGGTAGAGGTCCATCGCCATCGGGTCATGGAGAAGATGGAAGCCGCCTCCGTGGCCGACCTGGTGATGATGCAACAGACCCTGACACCGGACGTCGCCGAGTA